Proteins co-encoded in one Erinaceus europaeus chromosome X, mEriEur2.1, whole genome shotgun sequence genomic window:
- the LOC103126451 gene encoding small ribosomal subunit protein eS19-like → MPGVTVKDVNQQEFVQALAAFLKKSGKLKVPEWVNTVKLAKHKELAPYDENWFYTQAASTARHLYLRGGAGVGSMTKIYGGQQRNCVMPSHFSRGSKSVARRVLQAPEGLKMVEKDQDGGHKLTHQGQRDLDRIAGQVAAANEQH, encoded by the coding sequence ATGCCTGGAGTTACCGTAAAAGACGTGAACCAGCAGGAGTTCGTCCAAGCTCTTGCAGCCTTCCTCAAAAAGTCCGGAAAGCTGAAGGTCCCAGAATGGGTGAACACGGTCAAGCTGGCTAAGCATAAGGAGCTCGCTCCCTATGACGAGAACTGGTTCTACACACAAGCTGCTTCCACAGCACGGCACCTGTACCTTcggggtggtgctggggttggcTCCATGACCAAGATTTATGGAGGACAGCAGAGAAACTGTGTCATGCCCAGCCACTTCAGCAGAGGCTCCAAAAGTGTGGCCCGCCGAGTCCTCCAAGCCCCAGAAGGGCTgaaaatggtggaaaaggaccaagATGGGGGCCACAAACTGACACATCAGGGACAGAGAGATCTGGACAGAATCGCCGGACAGGTGGCAGCTGCCAACGAGCAGCATTAG